In the Verrucomicrobiia bacterium genome, one interval contains:
- a CDS encoding sugar transferase: MLRRSSILRTRVHQVMDTGLHLLALWLAHEIRAKNLLGREPIASFDEFMWLWLVIAPTAWISLSWLGFYQRPLFFSRRRTAVMLLKASAVTTVAAILMMFLFREQLARGVLVLYGGISFVLLMAKELLLSGLYHTGHGRDQLEKRVILVGGNEGDLQMLREKLRALGPGSATVVAELNLERNQVTELAGLLHEHSAGAVLVHCGHSNFREAEHILRTCELEGVEAWLVASFFKTHTYRTSLDEFLDLPVLVFRSAPEASWQALAKQVMDYTGALVGLLVLAPLLLLIALLIRLTSPGPVLFRQERCGLHGKPFVMLKFRTMVTNAEQLRHELETLNEMQGPVFKLSHDPRVTPVGRFLRKYSLDELPQLINVLRGEMSLVGPRPLPVNEVARFDDVSHRRRLSVKPGLTCLWQISGRNNVSDFREWVRLDLEYIDHWSLWLDLKILLRTIPAVLQGTGAR, from the coding sequence ATGCTGCGACGCTCCAGCATCCTGCGCACGCGGGTTCATCAGGTGATGGACACGGGGCTGCATTTGCTGGCGTTGTGGCTGGCGCATGAGATCCGCGCCAAAAACCTGCTGGGCCGCGAGCCGATCGCCTCCTTTGACGAATTCATGTGGCTGTGGCTGGTGATTGCGCCGACGGCGTGGATCAGCCTGAGCTGGCTGGGCTTTTATCAGCGGCCGCTCTTTTTCTCGCGGCGCCGCACGGCGGTGATGCTGTTGAAGGCCAGCGCGGTGACGACGGTGGCCGCGATTTTGATGATGTTCCTGTTTCGCGAGCAACTGGCGCGTGGCGTGCTCGTGCTTTATGGGGGCATCAGTTTTGTGCTGCTGATGGCCAAGGAGCTGCTGCTCAGCGGGCTGTACCACACCGGGCACGGGCGGGACCAGCTTGAGAAGCGCGTCATTCTGGTGGGCGGCAATGAAGGGGATTTGCAAATGCTGCGCGAGAAGTTGCGCGCGCTGGGCCCCGGCTCGGCCACGGTGGTGGCGGAATTGAATCTGGAGCGCAATCAGGTCACCGAGCTGGCCGGTCTGCTGCATGAACATTCCGCCGGGGCGGTGCTGGTGCACTGCGGGCATTCCAACTTCCGGGAAGCGGAGCACATCCTGCGCACCTGTGAGCTGGAGGGGGTGGAGGCATGGCTGGTGGCCAGTTTCTTCAAGACGCACACCTACCGCACGTCGCTGGATGAATTTCTGGATTTGCCGGTGCTGGTGTTTCGGAGCGCGCCGGAGGCCAGTTGGCAGGCGCTGGCCAAGCAGGTCATGGATTATACGGGCGCGCTGGTGGGGCTGCTGGTGCTGGCGCCGCTGCTGCTGTTGATTGCCCTGCTCATCCGCCTCACCAGCCCGGGGCCGGTGTTGTTCCGCCAGGAGCGTTGCGGTTTGCATGGCAAGCCGTTTGTGATGCTGAAGTTCCGCACGATGGTCACCAATGCCGAGCAGTTGCGGCACGAGCTGGAGACACTCAATGAAATGCAGGGGCCGGTGTTCAAGCTCAGCCACGATCCGCGGGTGACGCCCGTGGGGCGGTTCCTCCGCAAGTACAGCCTCGATGAGCTGCCGCAGCTTATCAATGTGCTGCGCGGCGAGATGAGTCTGGTGGGGCCGCGCCCCCTGCCGGTCAATGAAGTGGCGCGGTTTGATGATGTGTCCCACCGCCGGCGTCTCAGCGTGAAACCCGGCCTGACGTGCCTGTGGCAGATCAGCGGGCGCAACAACGTCAGCGATTTCCGGGAATGGGTGCGGCTGGACCTGGAGTATATAGATCATTGGTCCTTGTGGCTGGACTTGAAGATTCTGCTGCGCACGATCCCCGCCGTCCTGCAGGGGACGGGGGCGCGTTAA